A section of the Bryobacteraceae bacterium genome encodes:
- the czcA gene encoding cation transporter: MHRIIELSLKYRFLVIVFALLIIGVGIYDLGRLPIDAVPDITPNQVLILTRAPGLGPVEVERFITFPVETSMSGLPGITDIRSVSRFGLSVVYVFFEEDMDIYFARRLVMERLPRAREMIPPGFGTPEMGPISTGLGEIYQFEVKGKGYSLMELRSILEWDIAFKLRSVPGVVEVNTYGGELKTYEVQLDANKLVSYNLSLQQVIEALERNNFSTGGAYIEHNREQQVIRGEGLVANLQDIENIVVAATQDGTPVYIRNIAGVAFAPRVRQGAVTRDGRGEAVTGVVMMLIGANSRVVAQNVRQRLEEIKPSLPPGVEIDTYYDRTDLVRKTIRTVTKNLVEGGLLVIAVLLLLLGNVRGGLIVASAIPLSMLVAFTGMVHAKLSGNLMSLGAIDFGLIVDGSVVMIENIVRKLAEKKEHNPGNPIAAVIEAGREVARPVFFAVGIIIIVYLPILTLQGVEGKMFRPMALTVIFALCASLVLSLTLMPVLASFFFRRGVKEHETWILRQVKRAYLPLLSKAIAHPRTVVAVAVVVFLGSVVAASTMGAEFIPRLDEGTIALQAWRLPSVGLSESIANTTLIEKTLRQIPEIQTIVSRTGQAEIPTDPMGIELSDIYLILKPHDEWVTAKTREGLIAKINETLEKNVPGTVFSYSQPIELRMQELIAGVRSDISIMLFGEDLNLLKQKADEIVRVVSQVRGAADTKAEQTAGLPYLRVRIDRAAIARYGINAAQILNVVEAIGGKITGQVLEGQRRFFVQVRFREQDRQNVETIRNIKVADPQGRLIPLSQLAEVWVEEGPAQISRENLHRRIAVETNVRGRDVASFVAEARQAVAQKVKLPPGYWIEWGGQFKNLQQASSRLSIVVPLALFLIFVLLYTTFNSARLAALIFVNVPMAATGGIFALYLRGMPFSISAGVGFIALFGVAVLNGVVLVSYINQVRLEGAGLTEAAYRGAEIRLRPVLMTALVASLGFVPMALSTSAGAEVQRPLATVVIGGLITSTLLTLLVLPAIYRWFEKERVEAEI, encoded by the coding sequence CCGGTGGAAGTCGAGCGCTTCATTACCTTTCCTGTTGAGACCTCCATGAGCGGGTTGCCGGGAATCACGGACATCCGCTCTGTGTCGCGCTTCGGCCTGTCCGTCGTTTACGTCTTCTTCGAGGAAGACATGGACATCTACTTCGCCCGCCGCCTGGTGATGGAACGGCTCCCTCGGGCCAGGGAGATGATTCCCCCGGGATTCGGAACTCCGGAGATGGGACCGATTTCGACCGGCCTGGGCGAGATCTATCAGTTCGAGGTGAAGGGCAAGGGCTACTCTTTGATGGAGCTGCGCTCGATTCTCGAATGGGACATCGCCTTCAAGCTCCGCTCCGTGCCGGGGGTGGTCGAAGTGAACACCTACGGCGGCGAGTTAAAGACGTACGAAGTCCAGCTCGACGCCAACAAGCTGGTCAGCTACAACCTCTCGCTCCAACAGGTGATCGAAGCGCTGGAGCGCAACAACTTCTCGACGGGCGGCGCCTACATCGAGCACAACCGCGAACAGCAGGTCATCCGGGGCGAAGGCCTGGTGGCGAATTTGCAGGACATCGAGAACATCGTCGTTGCCGCCACACAGGACGGCACTCCCGTCTATATCCGGAACATTGCGGGGGTCGCCTTCGCGCCCCGCGTTCGGCAGGGTGCCGTCACCAGGGACGGCCGGGGGGAGGCGGTAACCGGGGTGGTGATGATGCTCATCGGCGCAAACTCGCGCGTGGTGGCCCAGAACGTGAGGCAGAGGCTGGAAGAGATCAAGCCTTCGCTTCCGCCAGGCGTGGAGATCGATACATATTACGACCGCACCGATCTCGTCCGAAAAACGATCCGAACGGTGACCAAGAACCTCGTGGAAGGCGGCCTTCTCGTGATTGCTGTTCTGCTGCTACTGCTCGGCAACGTGCGTGGCGGGCTAATTGTAGCTTCCGCGATACCGCTTTCCATGTTGGTGGCTTTTACCGGCATGGTCCACGCCAAACTGTCTGGAAACCTTATGAGCCTGGGCGCAATCGATTTCGGGCTCATCGTGGACGGATCGGTCGTAATGATCGAGAACATCGTGCGAAAACTGGCAGAGAAGAAGGAGCACAATCCGGGCAATCCGATCGCTGCCGTCATCGAGGCAGGTCGGGAAGTCGCGCGGCCGGTCTTCTTCGCGGTAGGGATCATCATCATCGTTTACCTGCCGATTCTCACACTCCAGGGCGTGGAAGGCAAGATGTTCCGGCCGATGGCGCTGACCGTCATTTTTGCGCTCTGTGCGTCGCTCGTCCTGTCCCTAACTCTGATGCCCGTCCTCGCGTCGTTCTTCTTCCGCCGTGGCGTCAAGGAGCATGAGACGTGGATCCTGCGCCAGGTGAAACGGGCTTACCTGCCTTTGTTGAGCAAGGCAATTGCGCATCCCCGAACCGTCGTCGCGGTGGCGGTCGTCGTCTTTCTGGGCAGCGTGGTTGCCGCTTCCACCATGGGGGCGGAGTTCATTCCACGTCTGGATGAGGGCACCATCGCGCTCCAGGCGTGGCGGCTTCCCAGCGTCGGCCTCTCTGAATCGATCGCCAACACGACCCTCATTGAGAAGACGCTGAGACAGATTCCTGAAATCCAAACGATTGTCTCCCGTACTGGCCAGGCGGAGATCCCGACAGACCCGATGGGGATCGAACTCAGCGATATCTACCTCATCTTGAAGCCGCACGACGAATGGGTAACCGCCAAGACGAGAGAAGGGTTGATTGCCAAGATCAACGAAACCCTAGAGAAGAATGTTCCGGGGACCGTGTTTAGCTACTCGCAGCCGATCGAGCTGCGCATGCAGGAGTTGATCGCCGGCGTCCGCTCCGACATTTCCATCATGCTGTTCGGCGAAGATCTCAATCTCCTGAAACAGAAGGCCGACGAGATCGTTCGCGTCGTATCCCAGGTACGTGGGGCGGCTGACACGAAGGCTGAGCAGACCGCCGGCCTCCCGTACCTGCGTGTTCGCATCGACCGTGCGGCCATCGCGCGTTATGGCATCAACGCGGCGCAGATCCTGAACGTGGTCGAGGCCATTGGGGGGAAGATTACGGGTCAGGTCCTGGAGGGCCAACGACGCTTCTTCGTCCAAGTGCGGTTCCGGGAGCAAGATCGGCAAAACGTTGAGACGATTCGAAATATCAAAGTCGCCGATCCGCAGGGACGTCTGATACCGCTCAGCCAGCTTGCGGAGGTGTGGGTTGAAGAAGGTCCGGCGCAAATCAGCCGGGAAAACCTTCACCGGCGGATCGCAGTCGAAACGAACGTGCGCGGAAGAGACGTGGCCAGTTTTGTCGCGGAGGCACGACAGGCCGTCGCTCAGAAAGTAAAGCTCCCACCCGGATATTGGATCGAGTGGGGAGGGCAGTTCAAGAACCTTCAGCAGGCGAGTTCGCGGCTCTCCATTGTCGTGCCCCTGGCGCTGTTCCTGATTTTCGTGCTGCTCTATACCACGTTCAACTCCGCGAGGCTTGCCGCACTGATCTTCGTGAATGTCCCAATGGCGGCGACAGGCGGCATTTTTGCACTCTATTTACGCGGCATGCCGTTCAGCATCTCCGCCGGAGTGGGTTTCATCGCGCTGTTCGGGGTGGCGGTCTTGAACGGCGTCGTGCTGGTCAGCTACATCAACCAGGTGCGCCTGGAAGGTGCCGGGCTTACAGAAGCGGCATACCGCGGTGCCGAGATCCGGCTGCGCCCGGTGCTGATGACGGCGTTGGTGGCGAGCCTGGGCTTTGTCCCCATGGCGCTTTCGACCAGCGCCGGCGCCGAGGTGCAACGGCCGCTAGCCACGGTCGTGATCGGAGGATTGATCACCTCGACGTTGCTTACGTTGCTGGTCCTGCCGGCGATTTATCGCTGGTTCGAGAAGGAAAGGGTTGAGGCCGAAATCTGA
- a CDS encoding nitrogen regulatory protein P-II 1 — MREIKAIIQPFLLSKVVNALKEYEELPGVTVSEVRGFGKARAQDTTEKVVEDGSDYSKKVKLEIVVPEHLVEEVLEIIRTHAHTGRPGDGKIFVYKVDEAVKIRTGERGEAAI, encoded by the coding sequence ATGAGGGAGATCAAAGCCATCATCCAGCCATTCCTGCTGTCGAAGGTAGTCAACGCCTTGAAGGAGTATGAAGAGCTCCCAGGCGTGACAGTATCAGAGGTCAGAGGTTTCGGCAAAGCCCGAGCCCAAGACACGACCGAGAAGGTAGTCGAGGACGGCAGTGACTACAGCAAGAAGGTGAAGCTCGAGATCGTGGTACCCGAACACCTTGTGGAGGAGGTGCTCGAAATCATTCGCACTCACGCGCACACCGGAAGGCCGGGTGACGGAAAGATCTTCGTGTACAAGGTGGATGAGGCCGTCAAGATCCGAACTGGCGAGCGTGGCGAAGCGGCCATTTGA
- a CDS encoding cadmium transporter yields MNRRFEFKITGMDCAEEVALLKDEVGPLVGGAENLFFDLLNAKMTVTGGTRPVDPEAIVKAVARTGLRAEPWREGPIGRPHSHAPAGRLRLVTTVVSGLCLAAGFFLHVWLSGGIVSALGAEGAGVRHEVPLLTRLVYLAGILSAGWLVLPKAWLAARRLRPDMNLLMTIAVAGAIGIGEWFEAATVYFLFSLSLLLEAWSVGKAKRAVEALMDLAPPAVRVLSDDGTEQDVPAEQVAPGTRFLVRPGERIALDGRVISGSSSVNQAPITGESRPVPKEPGSEVFAGTINGDGALEVESTKAAGDTTLAHIIRMVAEAQSRRALSEQWVEKFARVYTPSVIALALAILVLPPTLFGAPWEDWIYRALVLLVISCPCALVISTPVSIVAALTAAAQHGVLVKGGIYMEAPARLKALAFDKTGTLTEGKPSVVALVPLHGHSEEELLQRAASIESRSEHLLAQAIVKCARQRGVPLQPAQDFQAVRGKGATAQLDGKTYWLGSHRYLEERGQETPEVHERLVELSNGGCSVVVVGNNEHVCGLVALADALRPGVAQTLQALRETGVDRLVMLTGDNMATASEIARRTGVDEFQAELLPADKVKAVEQLVEAHGNVGMVGDGVNDAPAMASATVGIAMGAAGSDAAIEAADIALMSDDLTKLPWLIRHSRRTLAIIRQNITASIAVKAVFVVLTFTGYASLWVAIAADTGVSLLVIFNALRLLRSSRMAGSAGA; encoded by the coding sequence GTGAATCGCCGCTTTGAATTCAAGATCACCGGAATGGATTGCGCCGAAGAGGTGGCGCTTCTCAAGGACGAAGTCGGCCCGCTGGTGGGGGGCGCCGAGAACCTCTTCTTTGACCTTCTGAACGCAAAGATGACGGTGACCGGGGGAACGAGGCCGGTCGACCCCGAAGCGATTGTTAAGGCTGTTGCTCGGACGGGATTGCGGGCAGAGCCGTGGAGAGAAGGGCCAATCGGACGGCCCCACTCACACGCGCCGGCAGGCCGTCTCCGGCTCGTCACAACCGTGGTGAGCGGTCTTTGTCTGGCCGCGGGATTCTTCCTGCACGTGTGGTTATCCGGCGGGATTGTGTCGGCCCTCGGCGCGGAGGGCGCGGGCGTCCGCCACGAAGTCCCGCTCCTAACGAGGCTCGTGTACTTGGCGGGCATCCTCTCGGCCGGGTGGCTGGTTCTTCCAAAAGCCTGGCTTGCAGCTCGGAGACTTCGGCCGGACATGAATCTGCTCATGACAATTGCGGTGGCCGGAGCAATCGGCATTGGCGAATGGTTCGAGGCGGCCACGGTTTATTTCCTATTCTCGCTTTCGCTGTTGTTGGAGGCCTGGAGCGTCGGAAAAGCCAAGCGTGCCGTAGAAGCCCTGATGGATTTGGCTCCGCCAGCCGTGCGGGTGCTGTCGGATGACGGAACGGAACAGGACGTTCCCGCTGAGCAAGTTGCTCCCGGCACGCGGTTCCTCGTCCGACCGGGTGAAAGAATTGCGCTGGATGGGAGAGTGATCTCCGGATCGAGCAGTGTGAACCAGGCTCCGATCACGGGCGAGAGCCGTCCGGTTCCCAAGGAGCCAGGGTCCGAGGTCTTTGCCGGCACGATCAACGGCGATGGCGCCCTGGAGGTCGAATCGACCAAGGCGGCCGGAGACACGACACTGGCCCACATCATTCGGATGGTGGCCGAGGCGCAGAGCCGCCGGGCGCTTTCCGAGCAGTGGGTGGAGAAATTCGCGCGCGTTTACACCCCGTCCGTCATCGCGCTGGCGCTCGCCATCCTGGTCCTTCCACCGACGCTCTTTGGGGCTCCCTGGGAGGATTGGATATACCGCGCCCTGGTGCTCCTGGTCATCAGTTGTCCCTGCGCGTTGGTCATCTCGACGCCGGTCAGCATCGTGGCAGCCCTGACCGCAGCCGCCCAGCACGGTGTGCTCGTGAAGGGCGGGATTTATATGGAGGCTCCGGCGCGCCTCAAAGCGCTCGCATTTGACAAGACAGGCACGCTCACCGAGGGTAAGCCCTCCGTCGTCGCGCTGGTGCCGCTGCACGGGCATTCGGAGGAGGAGTTGTTACAGCGAGCTGCCTCCATCGAGTCGCGCAGCGAGCACCTGCTGGCCCAGGCCATTGTCAAATGCGCCAGGCAACGTGGCGTCCCGCTTCAGCCCGCACAGGATTTCCAAGCCGTGAGAGGGAAGGGTGCGACAGCGCAGTTAGACGGAAAGACCTACTGGCTGGGGTCGCACCGCTACCTCGAGGAGCGCGGCCAGGAGACGCCTGAGGTTCACGAGCGGCTCGTGGAGCTGTCCAACGGTGGCTGCTCGGTTGTCGTAGTCGGCAACAATGAGCATGTGTGCGGCCTGGTGGCACTCGCCGACGCCTTGAGACCCGGAGTTGCGCAGACGCTGCAGGCACTCCGCGAAACCGGGGTTGATCGCCTGGTCATGCTCACTGGAGACAACATGGCGACAGCATCAGAAATCGCCAGGAGAACCGGCGTGGACGAATTTCAAGCTGAGCTGCTGCCCGCCGACAAAGTGAAAGCTGTCGAGCAGCTCGTTGAGGCGCATGGAAATGTCGGCATGGTAGGGGACGGGGTGAACGACGCGCCGGCCATGGCTAGCGCCACCGTCGGGATCGCCATGGGCGCCGCCGGCAGCGACGCGGCGATTGAGGCAGCCGACATCGCCTTAATGTCAGACGACCTCACCAAGCTGCCCTGGCTCATCCGGCACTCGCGGCGGACGCTGGCGATTATCCGACAGAACATCACCGCTTCCATCGCGGTCAAGGCGGTGTTCGTGGTGCTGACATTTACCGGATATGCCTCCCTTTGGGTCGCGATCGCGGCAGACACGGGGGTCTCACTTCTGGTGATCTTCAATGCGTTGAGGCTCCTGAGGTCCAGCCGGATGGCTGGGTCGGCGGGTGCGTGA